Proteins encoded together in one Maricaulis maris window:
- a CDS encoding methyl-accepting chemotaxis protein translates to MGKTSKFFTLTIAQSFAVAPIAAILALIAVAGLGAWSLHTGSASQQRAMGEMNAALELTDLKSELQVINSDVLAVVTAQAAGNPIDVMAEFDAVGARVDELSGRIAELQVSGADIADGTETFNSLVEQLALYKDALDFVGQMLELDFASSVAFLQPFDAVFDDISSDLDDLALEGASLARMDAEATEAGVRNSIILFVGLTTGVGIALIALAVLFGRQISTSVRKIAAATETLANGDYSLDIDALERSDELGAVVVSLKRFRESGLRAEDLEKDQRAQAEANERRAARLNELARDFDAEVMSMLGEVNEACASMSAIAEQLSTSAAEGSEQSGRMASSAAQASANVESVAAASEELTASIAEVTQQIQGSSDMASQADERAKSVRAVVDNLGAAAQEIGHVVQLINDISEQTNLLALNATIEAARAGEAGKGFAVVASEVKSLAAQTAKATDDIRDQIQAIQEAAASSSASIEDVTRAVGEISRSASAIAAAAEEQSASTREISSSVSHAATSARSVSDNVEAVSRSARQTGDASQEVLQAVRTVSERAEKLNSTVETFLTEVREAG, encoded by the coding sequence ATGGGCAAGACATCCAAATTTTTCACGCTGACAATCGCGCAATCATTCGCGGTGGCACCGATCGCCGCCATTCTCGCGCTGATCGCGGTCGCCGGTCTGGGCGCCTGGTCGCTCCATACGGGATCTGCGAGCCAGCAGCGCGCGATGGGTGAGATGAATGCCGCGCTCGAGCTGACCGACCTGAAATCCGAACTCCAGGTCATTAATAGTGACGTGCTCGCGGTCGTGACGGCCCAGGCCGCCGGCAACCCGATCGATGTCATGGCCGAGTTCGACGCCGTCGGCGCCCGCGTGGACGAGCTGTCCGGCCGCATTGCCGAGTTGCAGGTCTCCGGCGCGGACATTGCTGACGGCACCGAAACCTTCAACAGCCTTGTCGAGCAACTCGCCCTGTACAAGGACGCCCTCGACTTTGTCGGCCAGATGCTCGAGCTCGACTTCGCCAGCTCGGTCGCCTTCCTGCAGCCCTTCGATGCGGTGTTCGACGATATCAGTTCCGACCTCGACGATCTCGCCCTTGAAGGCGCGTCGCTGGCCCGCATGGACGCCGAGGCCACCGAAGCCGGTGTGCGCAATTCGATCATCCTCTTTGTCGGCCTGACCACCGGCGTCGGTATCGCCCTGATCGCCCTGGCCGTTCTGTTCGGACGCCAGATCAGCACCTCGGTGCGCAAGATTGCGGCGGCGACGGAAACCCTCGCCAATGGCGACTACTCGCTTGATATCGATGCCCTCGAACGCTCGGACGAACTGGGCGCCGTCGTTGTCAGCCTGAAGCGTTTCCGCGAAAGCGGACTGCGGGCCGAGGATCTCGAGAAGGATCAACGCGCCCAGGCCGAAGCCAATGAGCGCCGTGCCGCCAGGCTCAATGAGCTGGCACGCGATTTCGATGCCGAAGTGATGTCCATGCTGGGCGAGGTCAACGAGGCCTGTGCCTCGATGTCGGCCATCGCCGAGCAGCTGTCGACCTCCGCCGCCGAGGGTTCCGAGCAGAGTGGCCGCATGGCCTCCTCCGCTGCCCAGGCCTCGGCCAATGTCGAATCCGTCGCTGCGGCGTCGGAAGAGCTGACCGCCTCGATTGCCGAAGTGACCCAGCAGATCCAGGGTTCCTCGGACATGGCCTCACAGGCTGACGAGCGGGCCAAGTCCGTCCGCGCCGTGGTCGACAATCTCGGCGCTGCGGCGCAGGAGATCGGCCATGTGGTCCAGCTAATCAACGATATTTCCGAGCAGACCAACCTTCTGGCGCTGAACGCGACCATTGAGGCGGCGCGCGCGGGCGAAGCCGGCAAGGGCTTTGCGGTCGTGGCTTCGGAAGTGAAGTCGCTGGCGGCACAGACGGCCAAGGCAACCGACGATATCCGTGACCAGATCCAGGCGATCCAGGAAGCCGCCGCGTCCTCCTCGGCCTCGATCGAGGATGTTACCCGGGCTGTCGGCGAGATCTCCCGCTCGGCGTCGGCGATTGCTGCCGCGGCCGAAGAGCAGAGCGCCTCGACCCGCGAGATTTCCAGCTCGGTCTCGCATGCGGCAACCAGTGCCCGCTCGGTGTCCGACAATGTCGAGGCGGTGTCCCGCTCGGCACGCCAGACCGGCGATGCTTCCCAGGAAGTCCTGCAGGCCGTGCGGACCGTCTCCGAGCGTGCCGAGAAACTGAATTCGACGGTTGAAACCTTCCTCACAGAGGTTCGCGAGGCTGGCTGA
- a CDS encoding MarR family winged helix-turn-helix transcriptional regulator gives MSDPTPTPPALSLRDYLPYRLAVTSNQVSRLIARAYQDRFGLTIWEWRVIALLGEAEPMTAQALSDIAAMDKVSVSRAVKTLVERGLVVQAERESDRRSRDLHLTEAGRRTYREITPVALDAEADLLTGLDDAEIAKLAQMLDVLRQRAAELLADGNG, from the coding sequence ATGAGTGATCCGACCCCGACGCCGCCGGCTCTCAGCCTGCGTGACTATCTGCCCTACCGCCTGGCGGTGACGTCCAACCAGGTCAGTCGCCTGATCGCCCGTGCCTATCAGGACCGTTTCGGCCTGACGATCTGGGAGTGGCGGGTGATCGCGCTGCTGGGCGAGGCCGAACCGATGACGGCGCAGGCCCTGTCCGACATTGCGGCGATGGACAAGGTGTCGGTCAGCCGCGCCGTCAAGACGTTGGTCGAGCGCGGTCTGGTCGTACAGGCCGAGCGCGAGAGCGATCGCCGGTCACGCGATCTGCACCTGACCGAGGCGGGACGCCGGACCTATCGCGAAATCACGCCGGTCGCGCTCGACGCCGAAGCCGATCTGCTGACCGGTCTGGACGACGCCGAGATTGCAAAGCTTGCTCAGATGCTGGACGTCCTGCGCCAGCGCGCTGCGGAATTGCTGGCGGACGGGAACGGCTAG
- a CDS encoding MlaD family protein, which yields METKAHHALVGLFAVLLLAAGGFFALWLGKVSFDEDYAFYDIVFDGPVRGLRESGEVRFNGIQVGEVTGLELDDQSRVIARIRVLAQTPVRVDSEAQLEPQGLTGLSYILITGGTPDALRLESPANRPPPQIFARRAQLEGLVEGSEDVLDAAQTTLFRLTALLSEQNVGEVSATLTNLREITDRLSEEAALVEDVRNTLASIDAAARDMSDAAGSLEQFGVTAGAFLDNEMTLATNETTLAAMAVNQAAADTNQIVLTLQPAIESLADSGIEDLNRTLSDLRRVVASLERITSEVESNPGGFIAGAPRETVEVPQ from the coding sequence ATGGAAACCAAAGCCCATCACGCCCTGGTCGGCCTGTTCGCCGTTCTCCTGCTGGCGGCCGGCGGGTTTTTCGCGCTCTGGCTCGGCAAGGTCTCCTTTGACGAGGACTATGCCTTCTACGATATCGTTTTCGACGGACCTGTGCGTGGCCTGCGCGAAAGCGGCGAGGTCCGGTTCAACGGGATCCAGGTCGGCGAGGTGACCGGACTTGAGCTGGACGACCAGAGCCGGGTGATCGCCCGTATCCGGGTGCTCGCCCAGACCCCGGTCCGGGTCGACAGCGAGGCCCAGCTCGAGCCGCAGGGCCTGACCGGCCTGTCCTATATTCTCATCACCGGCGGCACGCCGGACGCCCTGCGTCTCGAGAGCCCCGCCAACCGGCCACCGCCACAGATCTTCGCCCGTCGGGCCCAGCTGGAAGGCCTGGTCGAAGGGTCCGAGGACGTGCTCGATGCCGCCCAGACCACGCTCTTCCGTCTGACCGCCCTGCTCAGCGAGCAGAATGTCGGCGAGGTTTCTGCCACGCTGACCAATCTGCGCGAGATTACCGACCGGCTGTCGGAGGAAGCGGCGCTGGTCGAAGATGTACGCAACACGCTGGCGAGCATTGATGCCGCCGCCCGGGACATGTCGGATGCTGCGGGCTCACTCGAGCAATTCGGTGTCACGGCCGGGGCTTTCCTCGACAATGAGATGACGCTCGCCACCAATGAAACGACCCTGGCCGCGATGGCCGTCAACCAGGCCGCCGCGGACACCAACCAGATCGTGCTGACCCTGCAGCCGGCCATCGAGAGCCTCGCCGATAGCGGTATCGAGGACCTCAACCGCACCCTGTCGGACCTGCGCCGCGTTGTCGCCTCGCTGGAACGGATCACGTCGGAAGTCGAAAGCAATCCGGGCGGCTTCATTGCCGGAGCGCCCCGTGAAACCGTGGAGGTGCCGCAATGA
- the maiA gene encoding maleylacetoacetate isomerase, translating into MTTTLYGYWRSSAAYRLRIALNLKGVSYEQVAINLKEGEQAGADWLAIQPQGLVPVLAHEGDRLLQSPAILEWIDETWPEPAFLPRNAAERCRIRGWASIIGCDIHPLQNLRVLKAVAGDLGQGPDGMKAWAQRWMKTGMDALETLVKAAPRTGEYLGGQTPGLADIYLVPQCYNVRRWGLDMADWPALAAADAACTALPAFQNAAPENQPDAEA; encoded by the coding sequence ATGACCACCACGCTGTACGGCTACTGGCGCTCAAGCGCGGCCTATCGGCTGCGGATCGCGCTCAATCTGAAGGGCGTCTCCTATGAGCAGGTCGCCATTAACCTGAAAGAGGGCGAGCAGGCCGGCGCCGACTGGCTGGCTATCCAGCCGCAGGGCCTGGTCCCCGTCCTCGCACATGAGGGCGACCGGCTGCTGCAATCGCCGGCTATCCTCGAATGGATCGACGAGACCTGGCCCGAACCGGCCTTCCTGCCGCGCAACGCCGCCGAGCGCTGCCGCATTCGCGGCTGGGCGTCGATCATCGGCTGCGACATCCACCCCTTGCAGAATCTGCGCGTGCTCAAGGCCGTGGCCGGCGATCTCGGTCAGGGTCCGGACGGCATGAAGGCCTGGGCCCAACGCTGGATGAAAACCGGCATGGACGCGCTGGAGACGCTGGTGAAGGCGGCACCGCGAACGGGCGAATATCTCGGCGGCCAGACCCCGGGCCTCGCGGACATCTACCTCGTCCCGCAGTGCTACAATGTCCGCCGGTGGGGGCTCGACATGGCTGACTGGCCCGCGCTCGCCGCGGCCGACGCCGCCTGCACGGCGCTGCCGGCTTTCCAGAACGCCGCGCCGGAAAACCAGCCCGACGCCGAGGCCTAG
- a CDS encoding DUF418 domain-containing protein has translation MNAAREDEEAGVLIMLGITVFGLLFANLSGFAHVWAAADILPLQATPPGPLDSLAWWLGQTFASWTFNILLIVLFGSALALRVQTDAPGGLGWLCVLGVGLAYLFWYGELLTVIALAGMIARPMQALRPATRWMTLAALIGGTFLIVLAGAGITALLPDTMGIADLLGLDAARIAAIDSAHQSGFFAHLPTNMATALQFHLIEIFFLGGGVLGLILLGMELVERGFWGGRGPVMGLVLTAAGALGIGLPLTGWSALHSLAGGFVPSQVWQGMVAHAVGAPLVAYGYAALVVLAIRFRIAETLQLFLIRAGHAWLSLHVGQIIVLTLLFSGVPGLALFGQVSPAGLFALGLLLAIGQGGAVWAIDRWLRAGPVEWLLDSLTARHATRLRRR, from the coding sequence ATGAACGCGGCACGGGAAGACGAAGAGGCGGGCGTTCTGATCATGCTCGGCATCACCGTCTTCGGGCTGCTCTTTGCCAACCTGTCCGGCTTTGCCCATGTCTGGGCGGCGGCCGACATCCTGCCCTTGCAGGCAACACCGCCCGGCCCGCTCGACAGTCTCGCCTGGTGGCTCGGCCAGACCTTCGCGTCCTGGACCTTCAACATCCTGCTGATTGTCCTGTTCGGGTCAGCGCTGGCGCTGCGGGTACAGACCGATGCGCCCGGTGGACTGGGCTGGCTTTGCGTGCTGGGCGTAGGGCTGGCCTATCTGTTCTGGTATGGCGAATTGCTGACCGTGATCGCGCTGGCAGGGATGATTGCACGGCCGATGCAGGCGCTGCGACCGGCGACCCGCTGGATGACGCTGGCGGCCCTGATTGGCGGCACCTTCCTGATCGTGCTGGCCGGCGCCGGCATCACCGCACTCCTGCCCGACACGATGGGGATTGCCGACCTGCTGGGGCTGGACGCCGCCCGCATCGCGGCCATCGACAGCGCGCACCAGTCTGGCTTCTTCGCGCATCTGCCGACCAATATGGCGACAGCGCTGCAATTCCACCTGATCGAGATCTTCTTTCTCGGCGGCGGCGTGCTTGGACTGATCCTGCTCGGCATGGAACTGGTCGAGCGCGGCTTCTGGGGCGGTCGGGGGCCGGTGATGGGTCTGGTCCTCACCGCAGCCGGGGCGCTGGGCATCGGCCTGCCGCTCACCGGCTGGAGTGCATTGCACAGTCTGGCGGGTGGTTTCGTCCCGTCCCAGGTCTGGCAGGGCATGGTCGCGCACGCGGTCGGGGCGCCACTTGTGGCCTATGGCTATGCCGCGCTGGTGGTGCTGGCGATCCGTTTCCGGATCGCCGAGACGCTGCAGCTCTTTCTGATCCGCGCCGGCCATGCCTGGCTGAGCCTGCATGTCGGGCAGATCATTGTGCTGACGCTGCTGTTCTCCGGTGTGCCCGGCCTTGCCCTGTTCGGGCAGGTCAGCCCGGCCGGGCTGTTCGCACTCGGCCTCCTGCTCGCCATCGGGCAGGGCGGGGCCGTCTGGGCCATTGATCGCTGGCTGCGGGCGGGCCCGGTCGAATGGCTGCTGGACAGTCTCACCGCCCGTCATGCCACACGCCTGCGCCGACGCTAG
- a CDS encoding TonB-dependent receptor plug domain-containing protein, with translation MKMQSLTTSISVLALTVAFSAAASAQSLDYTAMSELFGEPVTAGATGAPQRASDVPATMIIITQADIERFPEYDIPGILRHYAGIDYNRYGYGDGQVSIRGAATPYSPRLLVLVNGREVYLDSYGYTAWSTLPVQLEEIQQIEVVKGAQSALYGFNAVAGVVNIITRNPQHGNYATARVNVETDGGFDAAFVGARQFGDRAAVRVSYGNAETSELPAGVNATSAIALATSDFHRETGAVEGRFALTNKVNLTAEATFTNVDQSEMTSVYTSARALYELRSYKVELEADTDYGVISALAYRNESEIAYSFGPLSAELTTFRVQDLFKVGTNNTFRIGAEYRDGQTASFPDPGNGDFGYESMAASVMWNHKFSNTWDLTLAGRYDVVDWSRDGAPTALYSFTQDDYSVSFEEFSYNAALVWRPSFGGSMRFMAGRGIQAPTSFDIGFTLQTTAGGNPIILSGNPNMVPSIVDSFEVAYDRSLTPTIDMRAAVFMQDTSDVRGQFGLFPDLLPPAVTIPTLLFDNRGDTTTTGFELGFAGDPEGHWDWDANYTYQKTEDDLDGTFGLGHVQNFEGATPTHLFNGHLGWTGEQLSVDGFVNYVADTTSPLQPVFGVPTQVDIDAYVAVSLRAGYRFNDHVAVSVNAQNANFGDGENTGANAQGESRVWFGLSSSF, from the coding sequence ATGAAAATGCAATCCCTCACAACGTCGATCTCGGTGCTTGCGCTGACTGTCGCCTTCTCCGCCGCGGCGTCTGCGCAGTCGCTCGACTATACCGCGATGAGCGAGCTGTTTGGCGAGCCGGTGACGGCGGGCGCCACGGGCGCCCCGCAACGTGCGTCGGACGTTCCGGCCACGATGATCATCATCACCCAGGCCGATATCGAACGCTTCCCGGAATACGACATCCCGGGCATCCTGCGTCACTATGCCGGCATCGACTATAACCGCTATGGTTACGGCGACGGCCAAGTCTCGATCCGTGGCGCCGCCACACCGTACTCGCCGCGCCTCCTGGTGCTGGTGAATGGCCGTGAAGTCTATCTCGACAGCTATGGCTACACCGCCTGGTCGACCCTGCCGGTCCAGCTGGAAGAGATCCAGCAGATCGAAGTCGTCAAGGGCGCCCAGTCGGCTCTCTATGGCTTCAACGCGGTCGCCGGTGTCGTCAACATCATCACCCGTAACCCGCAGCATGGTAACTATGCCACGGCCCGCGTGAATGTGGAGACAGACGGCGGCTTTGATGCGGCCTTTGTCGGTGCCCGCCAGTTTGGTGATCGCGCTGCCGTTCGCGTCAGCTACGGCAATGCGGAAACCTCTGAACTGCCAGCCGGTGTGAATGCGACGTCCGCCATCGCCCTGGCGACCAGCGACTTTCACCGCGAGACCGGTGCGGTTGAAGGGCGTTTCGCCCTGACCAACAAGGTCAACCTGACCGCTGAAGCCACCTTCACCAATGTCGACCAGTCGGAAATGACCTCGGTCTACACGTCTGCCCGTGCGCTTTATGAGCTGCGCTCCTACAAGGTCGAGCTGGAAGCTGACACCGATTACGGCGTGATCTCGGCTCTCGCCTACCGCAATGAGAGCGAGATCGCCTACAGCTTCGGTCCGCTCAGCGCCGAACTGACCACCTTCCGCGTCCAGGACCTGTTCAAGGTCGGCACCAACAACACGTTCCGGATCGGCGCTGAATACCGCGACGGCCAGACCGCCTCCTTCCCCGACCCGGGCAATGGCGATTTCGGCTATGAGTCGATGGCCGCGTCCGTGATGTGGAACCACAAGTTCTCCAACACGTGGGACCTGACCCTGGCCGGTCGCTATGACGTCGTCGACTGGAGCCGTGATGGCGCACCGACCGCCCTGTACAGCTTTACCCAGGACGATTACTCGGTCTCATTCGAAGAGTTCTCCTACAATGCGGCGCTCGTCTGGCGCCCGTCCTTTGGTGGCTCGATGCGCTTCATGGCCGGTCGTGGCATCCAGGCGCCGACCTCCTTCGACATCGGCTTTACGCTGCAGACGACCGCCGGCGGCAATCCGATCATCCTGTCGGGCAATCCGAACATGGTCCCGTCGATCGTGGACAGCTTTGAGGTTGCCTATGACCGCAGCCTGACACCGACGATCGACATGCGCGCTGCGGTGTTCATGCAGGACACGTCGGATGTCCGCGGCCAGTTCGGCCTGTTCCCGGATCTGCTGCCGCCGGCCGTCACCATCCCGACGCTGCTGTTCGACAACCGGGGTGACACCACCACGACCGGTTTCGAACTCGGCTTCGCCGGTGACCCGGAAGGTCACTGGGACTGGGATGCCAACTATACCTACCAGAAGACCGAAGACGATCTGGACGGCACGTTCGGCCTCGGACATGTCCAGAACTTCGAGGGTGCAACGCCGACCCACCTGTTCAACGGCCATCTCGGCTGGACCGGTGAACAGCTGTCGGTGGACGGTTTCGTGAACTATGTCGCGGACACCACCAGTCCTCTGCAGCCGGTCTTCGGTGTTCCGACCCAGGTCGACATCGACGCCTATGTGGCCGTCTCCCTGCGGGCCGGCTATCGCTTCAACGACCATGTCGCTGTTTCGGTCAACGCGCAGAACGCCAATTTCGGCGACGGCGAAAACACTGGTGCGAATGCCCAGGGCGAATCCCGCGTCTGGTTCGGTCTGAGCAGCAGCTTCTAA
- a CDS encoding fumarylacetoacetate hydrolase family protein — MTDIISRPAPPRLAIDGDSRTFPVGRVFCIGRNYADHAKEMGAAAEAIFFTKPASAVTTDAALPYPTETEDLHHEVELVLALGDGGRIIASGVGVDLTKRDLQARLKAKSAPWEIAKGFDGSAPMGSLRLGEPPASGAISLSVNGVTRQSGDLAQMILPPAALLAELGRFFALQPGDLVFTGTPAGVSALVPGDQVSARIAGLPPLDFTLTERR, encoded by the coding sequence ATGACCGATATCATCTCCCGCCCCGCTCCGCCGCGCCTTGCGATTGATGGCGACAGCCGTACCTTTCCGGTCGGTCGCGTCTTCTGCATCGGTCGCAACTATGCCGACCACGCCAAGGAGATGGGGGCCGCCGCCGAGGCCATCTTCTTCACCAAGCCGGCCAGCGCCGTAACCACCGACGCGGCCCTGCCCTACCCGACCGAAACCGAGGACCTTCATCATGAAGTCGAGCTGGTCCTCGCGCTGGGAGACGGAGGGCGCATCATCGCCTCCGGCGTTGGCGTCGACCTGACCAAGCGAGACCTGCAAGCGCGACTCAAGGCCAAGTCGGCCCCATGGGAAATTGCCAAGGGCTTTGACGGTTCGGCTCCGATGGGGTCGCTGCGGCTGGGCGAGCCACCGGCGAGCGGGGCGATCAGCCTGTCCGTCAACGGGGTGACCCGGCAGTCAGGCGATCTTGCCCAGATGATCCTGCCGCCGGCCGCCCTGCTGGCCGAGCTGGGCCGGTTCTTTGCCTTGCAACCGGGCGACCTGGTCTTTACCGGCACGCCGGCGGGCGTCTCCGCGCTGGTGCCCGGCGATCAGGTCTCGGCGCGGATTGCCGGACTGCCCCCGCTCGACTTCACCCTCACCGAAAGGCGCTGA
- a CDS encoding Hpt domain-containing protein, with the protein MKPVAPPLFDSVHLARYTGGDPTLRDELLGLMCEQAHRCLAIMQAPSDPASWRAACHTLKGAARGVGAFALADVCDVAELEPELSWPGERLAVERCFRETELAFASLD; encoded by the coding sequence ATGAAACCTGTTGCCCCGCCGCTTTTCGACAGCGTCCATCTCGCCCGTTACACGGGTGGGGATCCGACCCTGCGCGATGAACTCCTCGGACTGATGTGCGAGCAGGCCCATCGCTGCCTGGCGATCATGCAAGCGCCAAGCGACCCGGCCAGCTGGCGTGCCGCCTGCCATACGCTGAAGGGGGCGGCCCGCGGTGTCGGTGCCTTTGCCCTTGCCGATGTGTGTGATGTCGCGGAGCTGGAGCCCGAGCTGTCTTGGCCGGGAGAACGCCTTGCGGTTGAACGCTGTTTCCGCGAGACCGAGCTGGCCTTTGCCAGCCTCGACTGA
- a CDS encoding alpha/beta hydrolase, which yields MSTSPSLSPLIGVVLLIVLAGCSHAPARMPVIELGGAEGRSEPILIATTRAPSDDPALRLSTTRGELSFARADVWVPANRLPGEVVLPSRQVDPAREFALTGYQPDLTRSAWSAMLERQLLALPLAERQVFVFVHGFNTPFSDGLYLNAQILNDFGVRTAAVHYAWPSAGQFPAYLYDRDSAQYARDGLAEALEAIADSPAVSITILAHSMGSLVTMEALRQLSLEGRTEVLGKIDPVILASPDIDFDVFLNQLDSLDPPPGHMTVLVSDRDQALILSDTLRGGGRSRLGIGAQRDVLVDRGLAVVDMSGLRDGTLVGHFDFAASETLMQLAASGALTQALNGDTRPSGETGVGALADIAARIIYLPARALGER from the coding sequence GTGTCCACCTCGCCTTCCCTGTCGCCGCTGATCGGCGTCGTCCTTCTGATCGTGCTGGCCGGCTGTAGTCATGCGCCGGCTCGCATGCCCGTCATTGAGCTGGGCGGCGCCGAAGGCCGTAGCGAACCCATCCTGATCGCCACCACACGGGCGCCCAGCGACGACCCCGCATTACGGCTCTCCACCACACGCGGCGAGCTGTCCTTTGCCCGGGCCGATGTCTGGGTCCCGGCCAACCGGCTGCCGGGCGAAGTCGTTCTGCCCTCGCGACAGGTTGATCCGGCCCGGGAGTTCGCCCTCACCGGCTATCAGCCGGACCTGACCCGCAGCGCGTGGTCGGCCATGCTGGAGCGCCAGCTTTTGGCCCTGCCACTGGCCGAGCGCCAGGTCTTCGTGTTCGTGCATGGCTTCAACACGCCCTTCTCGGACGGGCTCTATCTCAATGCCCAGATCCTCAACGATTTCGGTGTCCGCACGGCGGCTGTCCACTACGCCTGGCCGTCTGCGGGGCAGTTCCCGGCCTATCTCTATGACCGCGACAGCGCCCAGTATGCGCGCGACGGCCTGGCAGAGGCGCTCGAAGCCATCGCCGACAGCCCGGCCGTCTCGATCACCATTCTGGCTCACTCGATGGGCTCACTGGTGACGATGGAAGCGCTGCGCCAACTGAGCCTGGAAGGGCGGACGGAGGTGCTGGGCAAGATCGACCCGGTCATCCTGGCCTCGCCCGACATCGACTTTGACGTCTTCCTCAATCAGCTCGACTCGCTGGACCCGCCGCCCGGGCACATGACGGTCCTGGTCTCTGATCGTGACCAGGCCCTGATCCTGTCGGACACGCTGCGCGGCGGCGGGCGCTCTCGGCTGGGCATCGGCGCCCAGCGGGATGTGCTTGTCGATCGCGGACTGGCGGTCGTCGACATGAGCGGGCTGCGCGACGGCACGCTGGTCGGGCATTTCGATTTCGCGGCGTCGGAAACCCTGATGCAGCTGGCCGCTTCAGGCGCCCTGACCCAGGCGCTCAATGGCGACACCCGACCCTCCGGTGAAACCGGCGTCGGCGCACTCGCCGACATCGCTGCCCGGATCATCTACCTGCCCGCCCGCGCCCTCGGCGAACGCTGA
- a CDS encoding ABC-type transport auxiliary lipoprotein family protein: MSGSRFIRAALVGLSALSVSACVSLLPESEPVSVYRLSAPQPAELTGDHWTVVEIDVPNAPRGLSGDQIAIMRNGSSLAYIAGARWISPAPRLLQSLVIDTFNANNAQLAPTRADDGVRADYELRLDMQEFEAIYDRGEGVAPLIRVRISARLVAEQGRQFAGARVVTAEARATNNRTSDIVAAFDDAAQAASREIADWTASRAATLAN; this comes from the coding sequence ATGAGCGGATCACGCTTTATCCGTGCCGCCCTTGTCGGGTTGAGCGCCCTGTCGGTCTCCGCCTGCGTCTCCTTGCTGCCGGAGTCCGAGCCGGTCTCGGTGTACCGTCTGTCGGCCCCGCAGCCTGCGGAGCTCACGGGCGATCACTGGACGGTTGTCGAGATCGATGTCCCCAATGCCCCACGCGGCCTGTCCGGCGATCAGATCGCGATCATGCGCAATGGCTCCAGTCTCGCCTATATTGCCGGCGCGCGCTGGATATCACCCGCTCCGCGCCTGCTGCAGAGCCTGGTGATCGATACCTTCAACGCAAACAATGCCCAGCTGGCCCCGACGCGGGCCGATGATGGTGTGCGCGCCGATTACGAGCTGCGCCTCGACATGCAGGAATTCGAGGCGATCTATGATCGCGGTGAGGGCGTCGCGCCATTGATCCGCGTCCGGATTTCGGCGCGTCTGGTCGCCGAGCAAGGGCGGCAGTTCGCCGGCGCACGTGTGGTGACGGCGGAAGCCCGTGCCACCAATAACCGCACCAGCGACATTGTCGCCGCGTTTGACGATGCCGCCCAGGCGGCCAGCCGCGAGATTGCCGACTGGACGGCGAGCCGGGCCGCCACACTCGCCAACTAG
- a CDS encoding paraquat-inducible protein A: MRATDNFRPSSVTTGLLLLASVLLVPGLLLPAIETRHLGLWGDEHSILALGVSLAGDGEWLLAVTVLSFSVGFPLTKLVWMWRLQLIAPAPVADMASLKRTTDLRWLERLGKWSMADVLVIALVVFSLQGNLLLEARPLIGAGCFALSTLLAMWAAGRIVDAARP, from the coding sequence ATGCGCGCGACGGATAATTTTCGGCCCAGTTCAGTAACGACCGGCTTGCTCTTGCTTGCCAGCGTGCTTTTGGTGCCGGGATTACTGCTGCCCGCGATTGAAACCCGGCACCTCGGCCTGTGGGGCGACGAGCACTCCATCCTGGCGCTTGGCGTCTCTCTCGCCGGTGATGGCGAATGGCTCCTCGCCGTCACGGTTCTGAGCTTTTCGGTCGGCTTTCCGCTGACCAAGCTGGTCTGGATGTGGCGCTTGCAGCTGATCGCCCCGGCTCCCGTTGCTGACATGGCCTCGCTGAAACGGACGACCGATCTGCGCTGGCTGGAACGCCTGGGCAAATGGTCGATGGCGGATGTACTGGTGATTGCGCTGGTCGTGTTCAGCCTGCAGGGCAATCTGTTGCTGGAGGCAAGGCCGCTGATCGGCGCAGGCTGCTTCGCCCTGTCGACCCTGCTGGCCATGTGGGCTGCCGGACGGATTGTCGACGCCGCTCGTCCCTAG